One segment of Paraburkholderia caribensis DNA contains the following:
- a CDS encoding phosphocholine cytidylyltransferase family protein, with protein sequence MRAIILAAGLGLRLQQPPGEQFPKCLLRFDGVTLLERHLQMLEAVGVDEVVLALGFQPEQVEAELTRAGRKVPEIRLNPRFDLGSVLTVHTVADALTRGGDVLLMDADVLYDERMLAALVAGEHANRLLIDRDFEAGDEPVKLCLKQGVPIELRKQLAVGLDYDTIGESVGFFRFTEAAARRFAEIVAGYVNSGRANLPHEEAMRDLLLERSHAFDTADVTGLPWIEIDFPNDVARATKEVLPQLQRPALHEALKR encoded by the coding sequence ATGCGAGCAATCATTCTTGCCGCAGGCCTCGGCTTGCGACTCCAGCAACCGCCGGGGGAGCAGTTTCCAAAATGTCTGTTGCGCTTTGACGGGGTCACGCTGCTGGAGCGCCATCTGCAGATGCTCGAAGCCGTGGGCGTCGATGAAGTCGTGCTCGCGCTCGGCTTTCAGCCGGAACAGGTCGAAGCCGAACTGACGCGGGCCGGCCGCAAGGTGCCCGAGATCAGGCTCAATCCGCGCTTCGATCTGGGCAGCGTGCTGACCGTGCACACCGTCGCCGATGCCCTCACGCGCGGCGGCGACGTGCTGCTGATGGACGCCGACGTGCTGTACGACGAGCGCATGCTGGCCGCGCTCGTGGCGGGTGAGCACGCCAATCGCCTGCTGATCGACCGCGACTTCGAAGCGGGCGACGAGCCCGTCAAGCTGTGCCTGAAACAGGGCGTGCCCATCGAATTGCGCAAGCAGCTGGCCGTCGGCCTCGACTACGACACGATCGGCGAATCGGTGGGCTTTTTCCGCTTCACCGAGGCCGCTGCCCGGCGCTTCGCGGAGATCGTGGCGGGCTATGTCAATAGCGGTCGCGCGAACCTGCCGCACGAAGAAGCCATGCGCGACCTGCTGCTGGAGCGCAGCCACGCATTCGATACGGCCGATGTCACCGGCCTGCCCTGGATCGAAATCGATTTTCCCAACGACGTTGCGCGAGCAACTAAAGAAGTCCTGCCGCAATTGCAGCGGCCGGCTT
- a CDS encoding molecular chaperone DnaJ gives MRKAASRSVTIAPEKQQAHRSKGQRYFNSLVKQIENRRGRLAQWESFTPVFQKKYVDVLVPLRKRSRDAQVKLIHRLDAVHGDKGLNAVDRRTVSALIVDLLQPMISLHDDDTLQSIHDRHASPGDGEPADIDLEGMKAAIEEMLGVEFEDDVISPQEFLKRASEQFAKLRREAAEKAQAREERRAKRKPTPKQLAAQARKEAAKAEISQSLRDVYRKLASALHPDREHDPEERARKTVLMQRVNEAYAKRKLLQLLELQLELEHIDQKTIDGISEEKLAHYNEVLREQLGELDRELSDVEQKFRGAFGFPRGPRISPDFAMEDLDDEIAQRVHMVHEIEHDLPVFDDIKKTKAWLKAVKRDRPI, from the coding sequence GTGAGGAAAGCAGCAAGCCGATCAGTGACGATCGCGCCGGAAAAGCAACAGGCGCATCGATCGAAGGGGCAGAGGTACTTCAATTCACTCGTCAAGCAGATCGAAAACCGGCGTGGACGGCTCGCGCAATGGGAAAGCTTCACGCCCGTCTTCCAGAAGAAATATGTCGACGTGCTCGTCCCGCTCCGGAAGCGTTCGCGGGACGCGCAGGTGAAGCTGATTCACCGGCTCGACGCGGTCCATGGCGATAAAGGCCTGAATGCCGTCGACCGTCGAACCGTCTCGGCACTGATCGTCGACCTGTTGCAGCCAATGATCAGCCTTCACGACGACGACACCTTGCAGTCGATCCACGACCGGCATGCTTCGCCCGGCGACGGCGAGCCGGCCGATATCGACCTCGAAGGCATGAAAGCGGCGATCGAAGAGATGCTCGGCGTCGAATTCGAAGACGACGTGATCTCTCCACAGGAGTTCTTGAAGCGCGCGTCCGAACAGTTCGCGAAACTGCGCAGGGAAGCAGCCGAAAAAGCACAGGCGCGCGAGGAGCGCCGTGCGAAGCGCAAGCCAACGCCGAAGCAGCTCGCCGCGCAAGCGCGCAAGGAAGCGGCGAAGGCGGAAATCAGCCAGTCGCTGCGCGATGTCTACCGCAAGCTGGCGAGCGCGCTGCATCCCGATCGCGAGCACGACCCCGAGGAGCGCGCACGCAAGACCGTGCTGATGCAACGGGTCAACGAGGCGTACGCGAAACGCAAGCTTCTGCAGCTACTGGAATTGCAACTGGAACTCGAACATATCGACCAGAAGACAATCGACGGCATCAGCGAAGAAAAACTCGCGCACTACAACGAGGTGTTGCGCGAGCAGCTCGGCGAACTGGATCGCGAACTCTCGGACGTCGAACAAAAATTCAGGGGCGCATTCGGCTTTCCGCGCGGCCCTCGCATATCGCCTGACTTCGCGATGGAAGATCTCGACGACGAGATCGCGCAGCGCGTGCACATGGTGCACGAGATCGAACACGATCTGCCCGTGTTCGACGACATCAAGAAAACGAAAGCCTGGTTGAAAGCGGTCAAACGCGACCGTCCCATCTGA